In Pyrus communis chromosome 1, drPyrComm1.1, whole genome shotgun sequence, the following are encoded in one genomic region:
- the LOC137713752 gene encoding glycine-rich cell wall structural protein 2-like has translation MARSNAVSWSLIFLAMGFFSYVAVEATREGIQWRALIDKRLGLEHGIKNSHGEEATTSRGLKVDGYGGYGSGGGGGFGGDSDSGMGYDGNGGGFGNGGGFPNGGGFGNGSGGDGGIGAGTGPGYGGWVGGHDEKMNKVHGNIQ, from the coding sequence ATGGCAAGGAGCAACGCAGTTTCATGGAGCCTCATTTTCTTGGCTATGGGGTTTTTTAGTTATGTAGCTGTTGAAGCCACCAGAGAAGGGATTCAATGGAGGGCTCTGATAGACAAGAGACTTGGTTTGGAACATGGGATAAAGAATTCGCATGGTGAGGAGGCTACTACTTCTCGAGGGCTGAAAGTTGACGGTTACGGAGGTTATGGCTCTGGTGGTGGTGGGGGCTTTGGTGGTGATAGTGACAGTGGTATGGGGTATGATGGTAATGGTGGTGGATTTGGTAATGGTGGCGGATTTCCTAATGGCGGAGGATTTGGTAATGGCAGTGGAGGAGATGGCGGAATTGGGGCAGGCACAGGCCCAGGTTATGGTGGCTGGGTGGGTGGTCATGACGAGAAGATGAACAAGGTCCATGGAAATATTCAGTGA
- the LOC137732297 gene encoding 3-oxo-Delta(4,5)-steroid 5-beta-reductase-like: MSWWWAGAVGAAKKKFDEEEPPRTPQSVGLVIGVTGIVGNSLAEILPLSDTPGGPWKVYGVARRPRPNWNADHPVEYIQCDISDPDDAKTKLSPITDVTHIFYVTWTNRSTEAENCEANAVMLRNVLNSVIPNAPKLQHVCLQTGAKHYVGPFELFGKIQPHEPPFTEDLPRLDAPNFYYTLEDLLFAEVAKKENLTWSVHRPDAIFGFSPYSMMNIIGTLCVYAAICKHEGRPLKFPGSKAAWNCYSVASDADLIAEQHIWAAVDPYAKNEAFNINNGDVFKWKHLWKVLAEQFGIEEYGIDEGGGRLSLVELMKGKEKVWEEIVRENELQPTKLAEVGVWWFVDVWLSGEGLLCSMNKSKEHGFLGFRNSRNSFVTWIDKMKAFKIVP, encoded by the exons ATGAGCTGGTGGTGGGCCGGAGCTGTTGGCGCTGCTAAG AAAAAATTCGATGAAGAGGAACCGCCGCGAACTCCCCAGAGCGTGGGTCTCGTGATCGGCGTCACCGGCATAGTCGGCAACAGCCTCGCCGAGATCCTTCCCCTCTCCGACACCCCTGGCGGCCCATGGAAGGTCTACGGCGTCGCGCGCCGTCCCCGCCCCAACTGGAACGCCGACCACCCTGTCGAGTACATCCAATGCGACATCTCCGATCCCGACGATGCCAAAACCAAGCTCTCTCCGATAACCGACGTAACGCACATCTTCTACGTCACATGGACCAATCGATCCACCGAGGCAGAGAACTGCGAGGCTAACGCCGTTATGCTGCGCAACGTTCTGAATTCCGTTATACCGAACGCACCGAAGCTCCAGCACGTGTGCCTCCAGACAGGGGCCAAACACTACGTCGGGCCGTTCGAGTTGTTCGGCAAGATTCAACCTCACGAACCACCGTTTACGGAGGATCTGCCCAGATTGGACGCCCCGAATTTCTACTACACCCTTGAGGACTTACTGTTTGCGGAGGTGGCGAAGAAGGAGAACTTGACTTGGTCGGTGCACCGACCCGATGCGATATTCGGGTTTTCCCCTTACAGCATGATGAACATCATTGGCACGCTGTGCGTGTACGCCGCGATATGCAAGCACGAGGGGAGGCCACTGAAGTTTCCGGGAAGCAAAGCGGCGTGGAACTGTTACTCGGTGGCGTCGGATGCGGATCTGATAGCAGAGCAGCACATATGGGCGGCGGTGGACCCGTATGCGAAAAATGAAGCGTTTAATATCAACAACGGGGATGTGTTCAAGTGGAAGCATTTATGGAAGGTGCTGGCGGAGCAGTTTGGGATAGAGGAGTACGGGATTGATGAGGGAGGCGGGAGGCTGAGCTTGGTGGAGCTGATGAAGGGGAAGGAGAAGGTGTGGGAGGAGATAGTGAGGGAGAACGAGCTGCAGCCGACGAAGCTGGCGGAGGTGGGAGTGTGGTGGTTTGTGGATGTTTGGTTGAGCGGAGAAGGGTTGTTGTGCAGCATGAACAAGAGTAAGGAGCATGGGTTTTTGGGGTTTAGAAATTCCAGGAATTCGTTTGTTACTTGGATTGATAAGATGAAGGCTTTCAAGATTGTGCCGTGA
- the LOC137732287 gene encoding 3-oxo-Delta(4,5)-steroid 5-beta-reductase-like translates to MSWWWAGAVGAAKKKADEDEQPRAPESVGLVIGVTGIVGNSLAEILPLSDTPGGPWKVYGVARRPRPNWSADHPIEYIQCDVSDPDDAKTKLSPLTDVTHVFYVTWSSRSTEVENCEVNGNMLRNVLESVIPNAPNLRHICLQTGGKHYLGPFESFGKIQPHDPPFTEDLPRLDTPNFYYTQEDLLFAAVEKKEDLTWSVHRPDMIFGFSPYSLMNIVGTLCVYAAICKHEGLPLRFPGSKAAWNSYSVAADADLIAEHHIWAAVDPYAKNEAFNINNGDVFKWKHFWKVLAEQFGIEEYGIDERGGRLSLAERMKGKEGVWEEIVRENELKETKLEEVGVWWFVDVVLGGEGVLSSMNKSKEHGFVGFRNSRNSFVTWIDKMKSFKIVP, encoded by the exons atgAGCTGGTGGTGGGCCGGAGCTGTTGGCGCCGCCAAG AAAAAAGCCGATGAAGACGAACAGCCGCGAGCTCCCGAGAGCGTGGGACTCGTGATCGGCGTCACCGGCATAGTCGGCAATAGCCTCGCCGAAATCCTTCCTCTCTCCGACACACCCGGCGGCCCATGGAAGGTCTATGGCGTTGCGCGCCGTCCCCGCCCGAACTGGAGCGCCGACCACCCTATCGAGTACATCCAGTGCGACGTGTCTGATCCCGACGATGCTAAAACCAAGCTCTCTCCGTTAACGGACGTCACCCACGTTTTCTACGTCACGTGGTCCAGCCGATCCACCGAGGTGGAGAACTGCGAGGTTAACGGTAATATGCTGCGCAACGTTTTGGAATCCGTCATCCCGAACGCGCCCAATCTCCGCCACATCTGCCTCCAGACCGGTGGCAAACACTATCTCGGACCGTTCGAGTCGTTTGGCAAGATCCAGCCGCACGATCCGCCGTTTACGGAGGACCTGCCTCGACTGGATACCCCGAATTTCTATTACACACAGGAGGACCTTTTGTTTGCTGCGGTGGAGAAGAAAGAGGATCTGACTTGGTCGGTGCACCGGCCCGATATGATTTTCGGGTTTTCCCCTTACAGCTTGATGAATATTGTCGGCACGCTCTGCGTCTACGCCGCGATATGCAAGCACGAGGGGCTGCCGCTGAGGTTTCCGGGAAGCAAAGCTGCGTGGAATTCATACTCGGTGGCTGCGGATGCTGATCTGATAGCGGAGCACCACATATGGGCGGCGGTGGACCCGTATGCGAAAAACGAAGCGTTTAACATCAACAACGGGGATGTGTTCAAGTGGAAGCATTTCTGGAAGGTGCTGGCGGAGCAGTTTGGGATAGAGGAGTACGGGATTGATGAGCGAGGAGGGAGGCTGAGCTTGGCGGAGCGGATGAAGGGGAAGGAGGGGGTATGGGAGGAGATAGTGAGGGAAAATGAGCTGAAGGAGACGAAGCTGGAGGAGGTGGGAGTGTGGTGGTTTGTGGATGTAGTGCTGGGTGGGGAGGGTGTGCTTTCTAGCATGAACAAGAGCAAGGAGCATGGGTTTGTGGGGTTTAGAAACTCGAGGAATTCGTTTGTTACCTGGATTGATAAGATGAAATCTTTCAAGATTGTGCCTTGA
- the LOC137707861 gene encoding small ribosomal subunit protein uS14z/uS14y/uS14x-like, with protein MGHSNVWNSHPKNYGPGSRTCRVCGNPHGLIRKYALMCCRQCFRSNAKEIGFIKYR; from the exons ATGGGACACTCGAACGTATGGAACTCTCACCCCAAGAACTACGGCCCCGGTTCCCGCACTTG CCGAGTGTGTGGAAACCCTCATGGGTTGATCCGGAAGTATGCTCTGATGTGCTGCAGGCAGTGCTTCCGCAGCAATGCCAAGGAGATTGGCTTCATCAAG TACCGCTAa
- the LOC137728807 gene encoding uncharacterized protein — MKSSGIWVLPFVLATVLVFFLGVSSSRNSSLFPDSIFNHHADGPKMIVRNRKLKESGTAGNVNLDDYQPIDPSPSSKASIKPGPIEHGAPIIPYIPKPSPPARPNPGGTP, encoded by the exons ATGAAGTCTTCTGGAATTTGGGTTTTGCCTTTTGTGCTCGCAACAGTTTTAGTCTTCTTCCTCGGTGTCTCTAGCAGCAGAAATAGCTCCTTATTTCCTG ATAGTATCTTCAACCACCATGCTGATGGACCAAAAATGATTGTTAGAAACAGAAAGCTCAAG GAGAGTGGTACTGCTGGCAATGTGAATCTGGATGACTATCAACCCATTGATCCTTCTCCGAGTTCGAAAGCTTCCATCAAACCTGGTCCAATCGAGCACGGCGCACCTATAATCCCGTACATTCCAAAGCCTTCGCCTCCTGCTCGTCCCAATCCCGGCGGTACTCCTTAG
- the LOC137736455 gene encoding subtilisin-like protease SBT1.7, producing the protein MKISTFMLLLTVMLLALSHVSAIAEDNAREQQVKKTYIIHMDKSEMPASFEDDRFEWYDSSLKSVSDSADMFYAYKTIFHGFATRLTAEEAGLLEKQLGILSVLPERRYELHTTRTPEFLGLEKSEALLPATDKASDLIVGLVDTGVWPEIKSYDDTGLAAVPSGWKGVCEEGTNFNSSSCNRKLIGARFFSKGYEAEFGPIDVKTESKSPRDDDGHGTHTSSTAAGSAVSGASLFGYASGTARGMAPQARVATYKACWLGGCFGSDIIAAMEKAIEDGVNVLSLSIGGPLTDYYKDTVAIGAFSAVAQGILVSCSAGNGGPEVGSLSNVAPWITTVGAGTLDRDFPAFVSLGSAKKFRGISLYRGTSLPSGLLPLVYARDASNSSSGELCAPESLIPAKVAGKIVLCDRGGPPRVQKSLVVKQAGGLGMILANTDDYGEELVADAYLLPTAAVGAIAGAAIKTYIASDSNPTATIALGDTELGVQPSPVVASFSSRGPNPVTPEILKPDLIAPGVNILAGWTGAVGPTGLNEDKRRVNFNIISGTSMSCPHVSGLAALVKAARPEWSPAAIKSALMTTSYTAYKTGEPIIDVATGNPATPFDYGAGHVDPVAALDPGLVYDNVVEDYFSFLCALNYSSSQIKLTTHKDFTCDTSKKYSLGDFNYPSFAVPLETSSGKGGGTGASTTVKYTRTLTNVGIPGTYEVSISSQAPSVKISVEPQSLTFSQAYEKKTYTVTFVAGSSPSGTNSFAQLAWSDGKHTVGSPIAFSWK; encoded by the coding sequence ATGAAGATATCCACTTTCATGCTTCTGCTAACGGTCATGCTTCTTGCTCTCTCTCACGTCTCCGCTATTGCGGAAGACAACGCGAGAGAGCAGCAGGTGAAAAAGACTTACATCATTCACATGGACAAGTCCGAAATGCCGGCAAGTTTTGAAGATGATCGTTTCGAATGGTATGATTCGTCTTTGAAATCCGTGTCGGATTCAGCCGACATGTTTTACGCTTACAAGACCATATTCCACGGCTTCGCCACCAGGCTAACCGCCGAGGAAGCTGGGCTGCTTGAGAAGCAGTTGGGAATTCTGTCCGTTCTGCCCGAAAGGAGGTACGAGCTGCATACAACTCGGACGCCCGAGTTTCTTGGATTGGAAAAAAGCGAAGCCCTCTTACCAGCGACGGATAAAGCGAGTGATTTGATAGTCGGACTGGTGGACACTGGCGTGTGGCCTGAGATCAAAAGCTACGATGACACAGGTCTCGCGGCGGTACCAAGTGGCTGGAAAGGGGTGTGTGAGGAGGGAACAAACTTCAACTCCTCGAGCTGCAACCGGAAACTCATTGGCGCGAGGTTTTTCTCTAAAGGGTATGAAGCTGAATTTGGACCAATCGATGTGAAAACAGAATCGAAATCACCACGAGATGATGATGGCCACGGAACTCACACCTCATCCACTGCAGCCGGCTCCGCAGTTTCAGGAGCTAGCCTCTTTGGTTATGCTTCGGGGACAGCGCGAGGGATGGCGCCACAGGCTCGAGTGGCCACATACAAGGCGTGCTGGCTTGGTGGGTGTTTCGGTTCTGATATCATAGCTGCAATGGAGAAGGCCATTGAAGACGGTGTCAATGTTTTATCTTTGTCTATCGGGGGACCACTGACTGATTATTACAAAGACACTGTTGCTATTGGAGCTTTCTCAGCCGTTGCACAGGGGATCCTTGTGTCGTGTTCAGCTGGTAATGGTGGGCCGGAAGTGGGGAGTTTGTCCAACGTTGCGCCTTGGATAACCACAGTCGGTGCTGGAACATTAGACAGGGATTTCCCGGCTTTTGTTAGCCTCGGAAGTGCAAAGAAATTCAGAGGTATATCGCTCTACAGGGGAACATCCTTACCCAGTGGATTACTTCCACTTGTATATGCTCGTGATGCAAGTAACTCCTCCAGTGGCGAGCTATGCGCTCCTGAAAGTTTGATTCCTGCAAAGGTTGCAGGGAAAATTGTGTTATGTGATCGAGGGGGACCGCCTAGGGTCCAAAAGAGTTTGGTGGTGAAACAGGCCGGTGGCTTAGGGATGATTTTGGCGAACACTGATGATTACGGAGAAGAACTTGTTGCGGATGCATATCTACTGCCTACAGCAGCAGTTGGTGCGATAGCTGGTGCTGCAATAAAAACCTATATTGCCTCCGATTCTAATCCCACAGCCACAATTGCGCTTGGAGACACGGAGTTAGGTGTGCAGCCCTCGCCTGTGGTGGCATCATTCAGCTCCAGAGGACCAAATCCAGTCACTCCCGAAATACTGAAACCAGACCTAATAGCACCGGGAGTAAATATCCTTGCTGGGTGGACTGGTGCAGTTGGACCAACCGGACTGAATGAAGATAAGAGGCGGGTCAACTTCAACATCATTTCAGGTACTTCCATGTCATGCCCGCATGTGAGTGGTTTGGCCGCCCTTGTCAAGGCTGCTCGTCCAGAATGGAGCCCTGCAGCCATCAAGTCTGCACTCATGACCACATCCTACACAGCATACAAAACTGGAGAACCCATCATAGATGTAGCAACTGGAAATCCTGCAACGCCGTTTGATTATGGTGCTGGGCATGTGGATCCGGTGGCAGCCCTCGACCCTGGCCTTGTTTATGATAATGTGGTTGAGGACTACTTCAGCTTCCTCTGCGCCTTGAATTATAGCTCAAGTCAGATCAAACTAACCACTCACAAAGACTTCACTTGTGATACAAGCAAGAAATACAGCCTCGGAGATTTTAACTACCCGTCTTTTGCTGTTCCTCTAGAAACATCTTCAGGCAAAGGGGGCGGGACAGGTGCATCAACAACTGTAAAATACACAAGGACACTGACCAATGTGGGTATCCCAGGAACATACGAGGTCTCGATATCTTCGCAGGCGCCATCAGTGAAGATTTCGGTCGAACCACAATCCCTGACTTTCAGTCAAGCATACGAGAAGAAAACATATACCGTTACTTTTGTTGCAGGTTCTTCGCCATCTGGTACAAACAGCTTTGCTCAGTTGGCATGGTCCGATGGGAAACACACAGTAGGTAGTCCAATTGCTTTCAGCTGGAAATAA
- the LOC137746751 gene encoding uncharacterized protein: MTSGFDRWEKDPFFPAAEEVQESADRMESTHRTWIHARKDASRMWDPEELGRDLRTTLGTTKWQLEEFVRAVRSSYARRSCEDARDRHHQFIVAIEDQVSKIEKSLKEAALSEGKATQPWVRLDEGECNELAFFLSGPSASEEKVIAKGNDRDVENPRMTDGDTAPGSSKNSCGSTELGSQKTREEKPHGHRRTASASADIGALKIAVFDDGYVPSTSAMMVEHPVRKIPSMSGFLSSMETASKLKWSKNGFRKWKAVDCHEDADAALLPSTQLTRGINACFEKNKSCLDSCDECYDKPLYGWYGAIQRQLQRSQYYMQYSWPARVALWIVILLFLIVLIALRAI; this comes from the exons ATGACGTCAGGTTTTGATCGGTGGGAGAAAGATCCATTTTTCCCCGCGGCCGAGGAAGTTCAAGAATCCGCCGACAG GATGGAATCTACACATCGAACATGGATCCACGCCAGGAAAGACGCTTCCAGGATGTGGGATCCTGAGGAACTTGGCAGGGATCTGCGAACAACTCTTGGAACTACCAAATGGCAG TTAGAGGAGTTTGTACGAGCAGTCAGGTCAAGTTATGCGAGAAGGTCATGTGAAGACGCAAGAGACAGGCACCATCAATTCATTGTTGCCATCGAGGATCAGGtttccaaaattgaaaaatcgttAAAGGAGGCTGCCCTTTCTGAGGGCAAGGCTACTCAACCTTGGGTGCGTTTGGATGAAGGGGAGTGCAATGAACTTGCGTTTTTTCTTTCTGGGCCATCTGCATCTGAAGAGAAAGTTATTGCCAAGGGTAACGACAGGGATGTTGAAAACCCACGAATGACAGATGGAGATACGGCACCAGGTAGTTCGAAGAACTCATGTGGTTCGACTGAGCTGGGCTCCCAGAAGACTAGGGAGGAGAAGCCACATGGGCATAGGAGGACAGCTAGTGCTAGTGCTGACATTGGTGCCTTGAAGATTGCAGTTTTCGACGACGGATACGTACCAAGTACTTCTGCTATGATGGTTGAGCATCCTGTACGAAAGATTCCAAGTATGTCTGGGTTTCTTAGTTCCATGGAAACCGCATCAAAGTTGAAGTGGTCAAAGAATGGTTTTAGGAAGTGGAAGGCAGTGGACTGTCATGAAGACGCTGATGCTGCATTGTTGCCATCTACTCAGTTAACTAGG GGCATCAATGCttgctttgaaaaaaataagagttgtttggATAGTTGCGATGAATGTTACGATAAACCATTGTATGGCTGGTACGGAGCTATTCAAAGACAACTTCAAAGGTCTCAGTACTATATGCAATATAGTTGGCCTGCCCGCGTAGCTCTTTGGATTGTTATTCTCCTTTTCTTGATTG TTTTAATAGCATTGCGTGCGATCTGA
- the LOC137713887 gene encoding casein kinase II subunit alpha-2-like: protein MTNEIKEGERERAMSRARVYTDVNVQRPRDYWDYESHTLQWGAQDDYEVVRKVGRGKYSEVFEGVNVTNNEKCVIKILKPVKKKKIKREIKILQNLCGGTNIVKLLDIVRDEHSKTPSLIFEYVNSKDFKVLYPTLTDYDIRYYIYELLKALDYCHSQGIMHRDVKPQNVMIDHELRKLRLIDWGLAEFYHPGKEYHVRVASRHYKGPELLVDLQDYDYSLDLWSLGCMFAGMIFRKEQFFYGRDNQDQLAKIAKVLGTDELKAYLNKYNLVLDPQLEALVGRHNKTPWSRFINAGNQHLVSPEAIDFLDKLLRYDHQERLTAREAMDHACFSQVRSAENSWIRTQ, encoded by the exons ATGACAAATGAAATAAAGGAgggcgagagagagagggcaaTGTCCAGAGCTCGCGTTTACACAGACGTCAACGTTCAGCGCCCAAGAGATTACTGGGATTACGAATCTCACACGCTTCAATGGGG TGCACAAGATGACTATGAGGTTGTTCGGAAGGTTGGAAGAGGAAAATACAGTGAGGTCTTTGAAGGTGTGAATGTCACCAACAATGAAAAATGTGTTATCAAGATCCTTAAACCCGTCAAGAAAAAGAAG ATTAAAAGGGAGATAAAGATACTGCAGAATCTTTGTGGTGGTACAAATATTGTGAAGCTGCTTGATATTGTTAGAGATGAACATTCAAAAACTCCTAGCTTGATCTTTGAATATGTGAACAGTAAAGATTTCAAAGTGTTGTACCCCACACTGACGGATTATGACATTCGCTACTATATATATGAACTTCTAAag GCATTGGATTACTGCCATTCGCAGGGCATAATGCATCGAGATGTCAAGCCTCAAAATGTTATGATCGATCATGAGCTCCGAAAACTTCGCTTGATTGATTGGGGTCTCGCTGAATTCTACCATCCTGGCAAAGAGTACCATGTCCGAGTAGCTTCAAG GCACTATAAGGGCCCTGAACTCCTTGTGGATTTGCAAGATTATGACTATTCGTTAGACTTGTGGAGCCTTGGATGTATGTTTGCAGGAATG ATCTTTCGCAAGGAACAATTCTTCTATGGTCGTGACAATCAGGACCAGCTAGCGAAAATTGCTAAG GTTCTTGGAACAGACGAATTAAAAGcatatttgaataaatataacCTTGTGCTTGATCCTCAGCTCGAGGCTCTTGTTGGAAG GCATAATAAGACGCCATGGTCAAGATTTATTAATGCAGGAAATCAGCATCTGGTTTCTCCAGAG GCCATTGATTTTCTAGATAAGCTTCTTCGATATGATCATCAAGAAAGGCTTACAGCAAGAGAAGCAATG GATCATGCATGCTTCTCCCAAGTGAGAAGTGCAGAAAATAGCTGGATACGGACACAGTAA
- the LOC137720037 gene encoding uncharacterized protein At2g23090-like, protein MGGGNGQKSKMARQRNMEKQKNAAKGSQLESNKKSMIVQCKVCMQVFICTTSEVKCREHAEAKHPKSDVYTCFPHLQ, encoded by the exons ATGGGAGGAGGCAACGGACAGAAGTCGAAGATGGCTCGCCAGAGGAACATGGAGAAGCAAAAAAATGCTGCCAAAG GCAGCCAGCTTGaatcaaacaagaaatcaatgaTAGTTCAA TGCAAGGTGTGTATGCAAGTGTTTATTTGCACCACGAGCGAGGTGAAGTGCAGGGAGCATGCAGAAGCAAAACATCCCAAATCTGATGTGTACACATGTTTCCCTCATCTTCAATAA
- the LOC137740728 gene encoding acyl-CoA-binding domain-containing protein 3-like — protein MELVQDLFLTASLALILSFLVAKLVAMAVAGRESEAEFGEGGDAGGERVGAEEVSFEQRRLKVEGAFRCQSQRSVDFVGELNVVRFEGETVHRAEEIAEPLQDRRKGRGLPEEVLEEDSVEVRLPEKSSGAVGLPEKSSAAVGLPEKSSAAVELPEKSSAAVGLPEKSSAAVGSREKSSDGGDKLSVEKAIEFDRGSSDNSEVEEIGAKSAGNEVVAEQSEEVRVADSDEAEEKTHVAASEFKSGNFSDEDDWEGIEKSELDDEYAAAVRSEGHD, from the coding sequence ATGGAGCTCGTCCAGGACCTGTTTCTGACGGCGTCGCTGGCTCTGATCCTCTCGTTCCTCGTCGCCAAGCTCGTCGCCATGGCGGTTGCTGGCCGGGAATCTGAGGCGGAGTTCGGGGAGGGTGGGGATGCTGGCGGTGAAAGAGTTGGTGCGGAGGAGGTCAGCTTCGAACAGAGGAGGCTGAAAGTGGAAGGTGCTTTTCGCTGTCAGAGTCAGAGGAGCGTGGACTTTGTTGGAGAATTGAATGTCGTTCGATTCGAAGGGGAAACGGTTCATCGGGCTGAGGAGATTGCAGAGCCACTGCAGGATCGTCGAAAAGGCCGCGGATTGCCAGAGGAGGTGTTGGAGGAAGATTCGGTGGAGGTTAGATTGCCGGAGAAGTCGTCAGGGGCGGTTGGATTACCGGAGAAGTCGTCAGCAGCGGTTGGATTGCCTGAGAAGTCATCAGCGGCGGTTGAATTGCCGGAGAAGTCGTCAGCAGCGGTTGGATTGCCGGAGAAGTCGTCAGCAGCGGTTGGATCGCGGGAGAAGTCGTCGGATGGCGGGGACAAGCTGTCGGTAGAGAAAGCGATAGAGTTTGATCGCGGAAGCTCGGATAATAGCGAAGTGGAAGAAATTGGCGCGAAATCAGCAGGAAACGAAGTCGTTGCCGAACAATCGGAGGAGGTTAGGGTTGCGGATTCCGATGAAGCTGAGGAGAAGACACACGTGGCGGCCAGTGAGTTTAAATCGGGAAATTTCAGCGACGAGGATGATTGGGAAGGGATTGAGAAGAGTGAGCTGGATGACGAATATGCTGCGGCGGTGAGATCTGAGGGACACGATTGA